The following proteins come from a genomic window of Geminicoccaceae bacterium SCSIO 64248:
- the tilS gene encoding tRNA lysidine(34) synthetase TilS: MSAAVSPARADRAAFAEAMRRFAPYETEPHLAIGVSGGADSMALAVLARDWVRPRGGRVTALVVDHGLRPGSDADAAQAEAWLRALGIDVVRLAWTGTKPATGVQAAARAARHRLMGTWCREAGVLHLLLGHHADDHAETVRMRCDRGSGEDGLAGIPAVAQRPGHRLLRPLLAWPKARLVALLRSGGQPWIDDPSNRDPRFMRARLRRTAIEPPSPRHEEARRRRDRRLACWLARHVTADPAGCAWVDPAGFGDDVAVAGMRRVLTSIGGRPYPPAETACARLVRDVAEPTGWRRYTLAGCVVHRRGDTALVRREPGGVTECLPAVPGEPLLWDGRFLCETKGAPGSTIRALGSADPASPLIWHDCRLLRLDPAVRACLPALWAIDRVVALPHLDVRRPGQPVGEPSFRVAFAPRHGFTEAAFAGKTILA, translated from the coding sequence GTGAGCGCAGCCGTCTCGCCTGCCCGAGCTGATCGGGCAGCCTTCGCCGAGGCGATGCGGCGCTTCGCGCCTTACGAGACGGAACCCCATCTCGCGATCGGCGTGTCCGGCGGCGCCGACAGCATGGCGCTGGCCGTGCTCGCCCGCGACTGGGTCCGCCCGCGCGGCGGCCGTGTCACGGCGCTGGTGGTCGATCACGGCCTGCGGCCGGGCTCGGATGCCGACGCCGCGCAAGCCGAAGCGTGGCTCCGCGCGCTCGGGATCGACGTGGTCCGCCTGGCCTGGACCGGAACGAAGCCGGCAACCGGCGTGCAGGCGGCCGCGCGCGCGGCCCGCCATCGCCTGATGGGCACCTGGTGCCGCGAGGCGGGCGTCCTCCACCTCCTTCTCGGCCACCATGCCGACGACCACGCCGAGACGGTCCGCATGCGCTGCGACCGGGGCAGCGGCGAGGACGGCTTGGCCGGCATCCCGGCGGTCGCCCAGCGGCCGGGTCATCGCCTCCTCCGCCCCCTGCTCGCCTGGCCGAAGGCGCGGCTCGTGGCGCTGCTCCGGTCCGGCGGCCAGCCGTGGATCGACGATCCCTCCAACCGCGATCCGCGCTTCATGCGCGCGCGGCTACGCCGGACGGCGATCGAACCGCCGTCGCCGCGGCACGAGGAGGCGCGGCGACGGCGCGACCGGCGGCTGGCTTGCTGGCTTGCGCGGCACGTCACGGCCGATCCGGCGGGCTGCGCCTGGGTCGATCCGGCCGGGTTCGGCGATGATGTGGCCGTCGCTGGCATGCGGCGCGTCCTGACATCGATCGGCGGACGGCCGTATCCGCCGGCGGAGACGGCGTGCGCGAGGCTCGTGCGCGACGTGGCCGAGCCTACCGGATGGCGTCGATATACGCTTGCGGGCTGTGTGGTGCATCGTCGCGGCGACACGGCCCTGGTGCGTCGCGAGCCGGGCGGCGTGACCGAATGCCTCCCCGCCGTGCCCGGCGAGCCGCTTCTGTGGGACGGCCGTTTCCTGTGCGAAACCAAAGGCGCGCCCGGCTCGACGATCCGTGCGCTAGGCAGCGCGGACCCGGCGTCGCCGCTGATCTGGCACGATTGCCGCTTGTTGCGGCTCGATCCCGCAGTGCGGGCGTGCCTCCCGGCCCTTTGGGCGATTGATCGCGTCGTGGCGCTGCCCCATCTAGACGTGCGTCGGCCGGGGCAGCCTGTCGGGGAGCCATCGTTTCGCGTCGCCTTCGCTCCACGCCACGGGTTCACGGAAGCGGCATTTGCAGGAAAGACTATCCTAGCGTGA
- the ybgF gene encoding tol-pal system protein YbgF: MPRLPLIAVLLAGLAWPVAAADLAAMRAAAHALARQAQEARQVVPVQSGDPVVANLQARLGQIEEQIARLTGRIEEAEHRQRQLETRFDTLVGDLDSRLREMEAGGAVAPGGPRPAPADMAGLPPAGAAPPPPAPASPQDSRSLGTVDPRAVPPAPQNWTPPTRDEARSDPQGTYDNALALLRAGNYDAAATALARFVEANPTHPLASNAAYWGAEALYVQGQYAAAAQQFGRNFSTYGPASPKATDNLLKLGMSLGGLGETDKACRTLAELSRVYPDAPAHIKQAVDRERSRLACPS, encoded by the coding sequence ATGCCTCGCCTGCCTCTGATCGCCGTTTTGCTCGCCGGCCTTGCCTGGCCGGTAGCTGCGGCCGACCTCGCCGCGATGCGTGCGGCGGCGCATGCCCTTGCCCGGCAGGCGCAGGAGGCGAGGCAGGTCGTGCCCGTCCAGAGCGGCGATCCGGTCGTCGCCAACCTGCAGGCCCGCCTCGGCCAGATCGAGGAGCAGATCGCACGGCTGACCGGGCGGATCGAGGAAGCGGAGCATCGCCAGCGGCAGCTGGAGACCCGCTTCGACACGCTGGTGGGCGATCTCGACAGCCGCCTGCGCGAGATGGAGGCCGGCGGTGCCGTCGCGCCCGGCGGTCCGCGGCCGGCGCCTGCGGACATGGCGGGCCTCCCACCGGCCGGCGCCGCTCCTCCACCGCCCGCGCCGGCATCGCCCCAGGACAGCCGCTCGCTTGGCACGGTCGATCCACGCGCGGTCCCGCCGGCGCCGCAGAACTGGACGCCGCCGACGCGGGACGAGGCCAGGAGCGATCCCCAGGGCACCTACGACAACGCGCTCGCTCTCTTGCGCGCCGGCAACTACGACGCGGCCGCGACGGCGCTCGCGCGCTTCGTCGAGGCGAACCCGACCCATCCGCTCGCCTCGAACGCCGCCTATTGGGGCGCCGAGGCGCTCTACGTCCAGGGCCAGTACGCAGCCGCCGCCCAGCAGTTCGGCCGCAATTTCAGCACCTACGGGCCGGCGTCCCCGAAGGCGACCGACAATCTCCTGAAGCTCGGCATGTCCCTGGGGGGCCTCGGCGAGACCGACAAGGCCTGTCGGACCCTCGCCGAGCTCAGCCGGGTCTATCCGGACGCGCCGGCGCATATCAAGCAGGCCGTCGACCGTGAGCGCAGCCGTCTCGCCTGCCCGAGCTGA
- a CDS encoding MBL fold metallo-hydrolase, which produces MTASTRAYLCATCGTRFPPSDEPPRHCPICEDQRQYVPVSGQAWTTLDALRARHRNAWRRHEPGLMSLETVPRFAIGQRAFLVRTAEGNVLWDCLALLDEATIDLIHALGGLRAIAISHPHYYTTLSEWGRTFDCPVHLHAADRRWVVDPSPAIRFWEGDTVEIAPGVSLHRLGGHFPGGTVLHWADSVDGQGVLLTGDVVQAVQDRKAVSFMWSYPNLIPLPASSVRRIAERLEPLAFARLHNAFTGGDVAENAKDVLRRSADRYIRALDHELG; this is translated from the coding sequence ATGACGGCATCGACCCGAGCCTATCTCTGCGCGACGTGCGGCACGCGATTCCCGCCCAGCGACGAGCCCCCACGCCACTGCCCGATCTGCGAGGATCAGCGCCAGTACGTGCCGGTATCCGGCCAGGCCTGGACGACGCTGGACGCGCTGCGCGCCCGTCACCGCAACGCCTGGCGGCGTCACGAGCCGGGCCTGATGAGCCTGGAGACCGTTCCCCGTTTCGCGATCGGCCAGCGCGCCTTTCTGGTCCGCACCGCCGAGGGAAACGTGCTTTGGGACTGCCTCGCCCTGCTCGACGAGGCCACGATCGACCTCATCCACGCCCTGGGCGGCCTTCGCGCCATCGCGATCTCGCACCCGCACTACTACACGACCCTGAGCGAATGGGGCCGGACCTTCGACTGCCCGGTCCACCTCCATGCGGCGGACCGGCGATGGGTGGTCGATCCGTCGCCGGCGATACGGTTCTGGGAGGGCGACACGGTGGAGATCGCGCCGGGCGTCAGCCTGCACCGGCTGGGCGGCCACTTTCCCGGCGGCACGGTGCTGCATTGGGCGGATAGCGTCGACGGCCAGGGCGTGCTCCTGACCGGCGACGTCGTGCAGGCCGTTCAGGACCGCAAGGCCGTCAGCTTCATGTGGAGCTACCCCAACCTCATCCCGCTGCCGGCATCGAGCGTGCGCCGCATCGCCGAACGGCTCGAGCCGCTGGCGTTCGCACGGCTGCACAACGCCTTCACCGGCGGCGACGTCGCCGAGAACGCCAAGGACGTGCTGCGTCGCTCGGCCGACCGCTATATCCGAGCGCTCGACCATGAACTCGGCTAG
- a CDS encoding YebC/PmpR family DNA-binding transcriptional regulator has product MAGHSQFKNIMHRKGRQDARKAQVFTRLAREITVAARSGLPDPDMNARLRMAIQAARAENVPKDNIERAIAKATGGDGEMLEEVRYEGYGPGGVAVLVETMTDNRNRTAAAVRSTFGKMGGSLGETNSVAFQFDRIGQLLYPPEAGDAETVMDAAIEAGAEDCQSSEDGHEITCAMEDFNTVRDALEATLGPAREGGLIWRPNISVPVAGDQAQTLVKLLENLDDLDDVQRVTANFEIEDAELERLSA; this is encoded by the coding sequence ATGGCCGGTCATTCCCAATTCAAGAACATCATGCACCGCAAGGGCCGGCAGGACGCCCGCAAGGCCCAGGTGTTCACCCGTCTCGCGCGCGAGATCACCGTCGCCGCACGGTCGGGCCTGCCCGATCCGGACATGAACGCGCGCCTGCGCATGGCGATCCAGGCCGCCCGCGCCGAGAACGTGCCCAAGGACAATATCGAGCGGGCCATCGCCAAGGCGACCGGCGGCGACGGCGAGATGCTGGAAGAGGTCCGCTACGAGGGCTACGGCCCGGGCGGCGTCGCCGTCCTGGTCGAGACCATGACCGACAACCGCAACCGGACCGCCGCCGCGGTGCGCTCGACCTTCGGCAAGATGGGCGGGTCGCTGGGCGAGACGAACAGCGTCGCCTTCCAGTTCGACCGGATCGGCCAACTGCTCTATCCGCCCGAGGCCGGCGACGCCGAGACCGTCATGGACGCGGCGATCGAGGCCGGCGCCGAGGACTGCCAGTCGAGCGAGGACGGCCACGAGATCACCTGCGCCATGGAGGACTTCAACACGGTGCGGGACGCGCTCGAGGCCACGCTCGGGCCGGCCAGGGAAGGCGGGCTGATCTGGCGGCCGAACATCAGCGTGCCCGTGGCGGGCGACCAGGCGCAGACGCTGGTCAAGCTCCTGGAGAACCTGGACGATCTCGACGACGTGCAGCGCGTGACCGCCAATTTCGAGATCGAGGACGCCGAGCTGGAGCGGCTGTCCGCCTGA
- the ybgC gene encoding tol-pal system-associated acyl-CoA thioesterase, with protein MTQGKHRLNLRVYYEDTDAGGIVYHASYLRFAERARTEMMRSLGVEQVALREDRGLSFVVRDLSIRYRAPARLDDVVAVDTELRRLGAASLTLRQEMTRGTATLVEIDVNVAVIGRSLRPARLPGDLHALLAAASARVQP; from the coding sequence GTGACGCAGGGGAAGCATCGCCTGAATCTGCGCGTCTACTATGAGGACACCGACGCCGGCGGCATCGTCTACCATGCCAGCTACCTGCGCTTTGCCGAGCGGGCGCGCACGGAGATGATGCGCAGCCTGGGCGTCGAGCAGGTCGCCCTGCGGGAGGACAGGGGGTTGAGCTTCGTCGTGCGCGACCTTTCGATCCGCTACCGCGCGCCGGCCCGGCTCGACGACGTCGTGGCTGTCGACACCGAGCTGCGGCGGCTGGGGGCCGCGTCCTTGACGCTCCGGCAGGAGATGACGCGCGGCACGGCGACGCTCGTCGAGATCGACGTCAATGTCGCGGTCATCGGCCGGAGCCTGCGCCCGGCGCGGTTGCCCGGCGACCTGCACGCGTTGCTGGCGGCGGCTTCAGCCCGCGTTCAGCCTTGA
- the tolR gene encoding protein TolR — protein sequence MSDINVTPFVDVMLVLLIVFMITAPLLTVGVTVDLPQTRAEPLPGQDEPLNVSVNAGGEVFLQDSPIDIAQLGPRLEAITQNNKEARIFVRGDRSVGYGEVMSVMGAINQAGFTRVALVTEFQEQAP from the coding sequence ATGTCCGACATCAACGTCACGCCCTTCGTCGACGTGATGCTGGTGCTTTTGATCGTCTTCATGATCACGGCCCCCCTGCTGACGGTCGGCGTCACGGTGGACCTGCCGCAGACGCGGGCGGAGCCCTTGCCCGGCCAGGACGAGCCCCTGAACGTCAGCGTCAACGCCGGCGGCGAGGTCTTCCTCCAGGACAGCCCGATCGACATCGCCCAGCTGGGTCCCCGGCTCGAGGCGATCACGCAAAACAACAAGGAAGCGCGTATCTTCGTGCGTGGCGACCGCTCGGTCGGCTATGGCGAGGTCATGTCGGTCATGGGCGCGATCAACCAGGCCGGGTTCACCCGGGTCGCGCTCGTGACCGAGTTCCAGGAGCAGGCGCCGTGA
- the ruvC gene encoding crossover junction endodeoxyribonuclease RuvC, with protein MAAIRLIGLDPGLQKTGWGVIEADGNRLRFVARGVVATDGQAPMASRLLELYRGLTEIFRSHEGHVAAVEETVVNRNPDTSLRLGHARGVILLAAAHAGMEVHEYAAKAIKRAVVGTGAAEKRQVAMMVRTLLPSAGAVTGDAADALAVAICHAHHRATALRLDAALRMAPVPS; from the coding sequence ATGGCCGCCATCCGCCTGATCGGGCTCGATCCCGGCCTGCAGAAGACGGGATGGGGCGTGATCGAGGCGGACGGCAACCGGCTCCGCTTCGTCGCCAGGGGCGTTGTCGCCACCGATGGCCAAGCGCCCATGGCCAGCCGCCTGCTCGAGCTGTATCGGGGGCTGACCGAGATCTTCCGCAGCCACGAGGGGCATGTCGCGGCGGTCGAGGAGACCGTGGTCAACCGCAACCCGGACACCTCGCTGCGCCTCGGCCACGCACGCGGCGTCATCCTCCTGGCGGCTGCCCATGCCGGCATGGAGGTGCATGAATACGCGGCCAAGGCCATCAAGCGCGCGGTCGTGGGCACCGGCGCCGCCGAGAAGCGGCAGGTCGCGATGATGGTGCGCACCCTCCTGCCGAGCGCAGGCGCGGTCACCGGCGACGCCGCCGACGCCCTCGCGGTCGCGATCTGCCACGCCCATCATCGCGCGACGGCGCTCCGGCTCGACGCCGCGCTGCGAATGGCCCCCGTCCCGTCATGA
- the tolQ gene encoding protein TolQ produces the protein MPETAVATAALSEAAANLSFLHLFAQADLVVKVVMIILLLASVWCWAVIVDKGFRLMRLRRKTRAFETMFWSGNSLESIYRDLDRRVDHPMAAMFTAAMEEWSEGRRDQIVNEELVARVRSIMSLSQDRDLQVLERSLGSLASIGAAAPFIGLFGTVWGIMNSFQSIAMTKNTTLAVVAPGIAEALLATAMGLVAAIPAVIAYNKLSGDIDSFANRLGAFAEEFSLILSRDINGRRGA, from the coding sequence ATGCCGGAGACTGCGGTCGCCACGGCCGCTTTGAGCGAAGCGGCGGCCAATCTCAGCTTCCTCCACCTGTTCGCTCAAGCCGACCTCGTGGTTAAGGTCGTCATGATCATCCTGCTCCTGGCCTCCGTGTGGTGCTGGGCGGTGATCGTCGACAAGGGCTTCCGCCTGATGCGCCTGCGGCGCAAGACGCGGGCGTTCGAGACCATGTTCTGGTCCGGCAACTCGCTCGAGTCGATCTATCGCGATCTCGATCGCCGCGTCGACCATCCCATGGCCGCCATGTTCACGGCCGCCATGGAGGAATGGAGCGAGGGACGCCGCGACCAGATCGTGAACGAGGAGCTCGTCGCGCGGGTCCGGAGCATCATGAGCCTGAGCCAGGACCGCGACCTGCAGGTGCTCGAGCGCTCCCTGGGCTCGCTCGCCTCGATCGGCGCTGCGGCGCCCTTCATCGGCCTGTTCGGGACCGTCTGGGGCATCATGAACAGCTTCCAGTCGATCGCGATGACCAAGAACACGACGCTGGCCGTGGTCGCGCCCGGCATCGCCGAGGCCCTGCTCGCCACGGCGATGGGCCTGGTCGCCGCCATTCCCGCGGTGATCGCCTACAACAAGCTCTCGGGCGACATCGACAGCTTCGCCAACAGGCTTGGCGCCTTCGCCGAGGAGTTCAGCCTGATCCTGTCGCGCGACATCAACGGCCGGCGCGGCGCCTGA
- the pal gene encoding peptidoglycan-associated lipoprotein Pal: MANSRNTFRALGLGLVLVLAACSGNTPPPGADAAAMGGSGGIGTSTLDGMGVGGPVTPGSQQDLEVNVGDRVFFGLDSTTLDNQSQETLRRQAAWLNDYPNLVVTIEGHADERGTREYNLALGDRRANAVKSYLVALGVDASRVLTISYGAERPENPGSDETAWAENRRAVTRINVVN; the protein is encoded by the coding sequence ATGGCGAACTCCCGCAACACGTTCCGCGCTTTGGGCCTGGGCCTCGTGCTCGTTCTCGCCGCCTGCAGCGGCAACACGCCGCCACCCGGCGCGGATGCCGCGGCCATGGGCGGTTCCGGCGGCATCGGCACGAGCACCCTTGACGGCATGGGCGTCGGCGGCCCGGTGACGCCGGGTTCGCAGCAGGACCTCGAGGTCAATGTCGGCGATCGCGTCTTCTTCGGGCTGGACAGCACGACGCTCGACAACCAGTCGCAGGAAACCTTGCGGCGTCAGGCGGCGTGGCTGAACGACTATCCCAACCTGGTCGTCACGATCGAGGGCCATGCCGACGAGCGCGGCACGCGCGAATACAATCTTGCGCTGGGCGACCGTCGCGCCAATGCCGTCAAGAGCTATCTCGTGGCGCTGGGAGTCGACGCCAGCCGTGTGCTGACCATCTCGTACGGCGCCGAGCGGCCCGAGAACCCCGGCAGCGACGAGACCGCGTGGGCCGAGAACCGTCGCGCGGTCACGCGCATCAACGTCGTGAACTGA
- the hslV gene encoding ATP-dependent protease subunit HslV gives MSDGHVPSWHGTTILSVRKGSQVVLAGDGQVSLGQTVIKPSARKVRRLANGSILAGFAGSTADAFTLLERLEAKLERHPGQLMRACVELAKDWRTDRYLRRLEAMMAVADRDVSLVLTGQGDVLEPDDGLIGIGSGGNFALAAARALIDIEGLSAEAIARKSMAVAADICVYTNHNVTVEVLETAE, from the coding sequence ATGTCTGACGGGCACGTGCCATCGTGGCACGGCACAACCATCCTATCGGTCCGCAAGGGCTCCCAGGTCGTCCTGGCGGGCGACGGTCAGGTCAGCCTCGGCCAGACCGTCATCAAGCCGAGCGCGCGCAAGGTGCGCCGCCTCGCCAACGGCAGCATCCTTGCCGGGTTCGCCGGCAGCACCGCGGATGCCTTCACGCTGCTCGAGCGCCTCGAGGCCAAGCTGGAGCGCCATCCCGGCCAGCTGATGCGGGCCTGCGTCGAGCTGGCCAAGGATTGGCGCACCGACCGTTATCTGCGGCGCCTCGAGGCCATGATGGCCGTCGCCGACCGGGACGTGTCCCTCGTTCTGACCGGCCAAGGCGACGTCCTCGAGCCGGACGACGGTCTGATCGGCATCGGCTCGGGCGGGAATTTCGCGCTCGCGGCCGCGCGGGCGCTCATCGACATCGAGGGCCTGTCCGCCGAGGCGATCGCCCGCAAGTCGATGGCCGTGGCCGCCGACATCTGTGTCTACACCAACCACAACGTGACCGTTGAAGTCCTCGAGACCGCCGAATGA
- the ruvA gene encoding Holliday junction branch migration protein RuvA, which produces MIGRLRGLLDSIATDHVIVDVHGVGYVVVCGARTVASLPRQGEAVDLLIETQVREDSLTLFGFVTQAERQWFRLLQNIQGVGSRLALALLGVCAPDDLARAVAAQDRAVLTRAPGVGPKLAERIVRELKDKIGQIGAAPGTPAPGAAGAVAGRSDFEDALSALVNLGYGRSEAHRALEQAVAELGSDTSLDRLIRAGLKALTPA; this is translated from the coding sequence ATGATCGGCCGTCTGCGCGGCCTGCTCGATTCGATCGCGACCGATCACGTCATCGTCGACGTGCATGGCGTCGGCTACGTCGTCGTGTGCGGCGCGCGCACCGTCGCCTCGCTGCCGCGGCAGGGCGAGGCGGTCGACCTCCTGATCGAGACGCAGGTCCGCGAGGACAGCCTGACCTTGTTCGGCTTCGTCACGCAGGCCGAGCGCCAGTGGTTCCGCCTGCTGCAGAACATCCAGGGCGTCGGCTCGCGCTTGGCGCTGGCTTTGCTCGGCGTGTGCGCACCCGACGATCTCGCGCGCGCGGTCGCCGCGCAGGATCGCGCGGTGCTGACGCGCGCGCCGGGCGTCGGCCCGAAGCTGGCCGAGCGCATCGTGCGCGAGCTCAAGGACAAGATCGGGCAGATCGGCGCGGCGCCGGGAACGCCTGCCCCCGGCGCAGCCGGTGCCGTGGCGGGACGCAGCGACTTCGAAGACGCGCTTTCCGCCCTGGTCAATCTCGGCTACGGCCGCAGCGAAGCCCATCGCGCCCTGGAGCAGGCCGTGGCGGAGCTGGGATCGGACACGAGCCTCGATCGCCTGATCCGCGCCGGCCTCAAGGCGTTGACGCCCGCTTAA
- the ruvB gene encoding Holliday junction branch migration DNA helicase RuvB yields the protein MSESPTRPEAQAGDPDVALRPRRLAQFVGQAQVRANLQVFVDAARRRGEALDHVLLAGPPGLGKTTLAQIIANELDVGFRLTSGPVIARAGDLAALLTNLQPRDVLFIDEIHRLSPAVEEILYPAMEDFQLDLMIGEGPAARSVRIDLPRFTLVGATTRVGLLTTPLRDRFGIQSRLDFYRHEELEAIVRRGAGLLDLDLTEDGALEIARRSRGTPRIAGRLLRRVRDFATVEGSARVDRAAADLALHRLEVDALGLDRLDRRYLACIAEHYAGGPVGVDTLAAALSEQRDTLEDVVEPFLLQQGLLQRTPRGRLLAARAWAHLGLPVPDVGADSYPLFDEDEAR from the coding sequence ATGAGCGAGTCACCCACCCGCCCCGAGGCGCAGGCCGGCGATCCCGATGTCGCCCTGCGGCCGCGCCGGCTGGCGCAGTTCGTCGGCCAGGCGCAGGTGCGCGCCAACCTCCAGGTCTTCGTCGACGCCGCCCGCCGGCGGGGCGAAGCCCTGGACCATGTCCTGCTGGCCGGCCCGCCCGGCCTGGGCAAGACCACGCTCGCCCAGATCATCGCCAACGAGCTGGACGTCGGCTTCCGCCTGACCTCGGGCCCGGTGATCGCGCGGGCGGGCGACCTGGCCGCCCTGCTGACCAATCTCCAGCCGCGCGACGTGCTGTTCATCGACGAGATCCACCGGCTGAGCCCGGCCGTCGAGGAGATCCTCTACCCCGCCATGGAGGACTTCCAGCTCGATCTCATGATCGGCGAGGGCCCCGCGGCCCGTTCGGTGCGGATCGACCTGCCGCGCTTCACCCTTGTCGGCGCCACGACGCGCGTCGGCCTCCTGACCACGCCCCTGCGCGACCGGTTCGGCATCCAGTCGCGCCTCGATTTCTACCGGCACGAGGAGCTGGAGGCGATCGTGCGGCGCGGCGCCGGCCTGCTCGACCTCGACCTGACCGAGGACGGCGCGCTGGAGATCGCGCGGCGCTCGCGCGGCACGCCCCGCATCGCCGGCCGCCTGCTGCGCCGGGTGCGCGACTTCGCCACGGTCGAAGGCAGCGCCAGGGTCGATCGCGCCGCCGCCGACCTGGCCCTGCACCGGCTCGAGGTGGATGCGCTCGGGCTCGACCGCCTGGACCGGCGCTATCTCGCCTGCATCGCCGAGCACTACGCGGGCGGACCGGTCGGCGTCGATACCCTCGCAGCCGCGCTCAGCGAGCAGCGCGACACGCTGGAGGACGTCGTCGAGCCCTTCCTGCTGCAGCAGGGCCTCCTTCAGCGTACGCCGCGCGGCCGTCTGCTCGCCGCCAGGGCCTGGGCCCATCTGGGCCTGCCGGTCCCGGACGTCGGCGCGGATTCCTATCCCCTGTTCGACGAGGACGAGGCGCGGTGA
- the tolB gene encoding Tol-Pal system beta propeller repeat protein TolB, with protein sequence MAAVSFRRLALAAAMIAVFSHLVPIAPARAQVEIDITQGQIQPVAIAVSPLAGDADYGSRIAEVAEADLERSGLFRPIDRAAFIQSPAEMNPMPRFADWRQVNASVLVNGLVRSAGGRLDIEFRLWDVFAGEQMTGLRFTTEAANWRRVAHRIADAVYQRVTGESGYFDTRIVYISETGPKNDRIKRLAIMDQDGANHRFLTDGRSLVLTPRFDPTGEEVAYMAYRGPSPRVYVHDLATGQERVLGDYAGMTFAPRFAPSGNEVALSLAQNGNTDIYLQTVGSAQARRLTDSPAIDTSPSFSPDGQRIVFNSDRAGSQQLYVMDRSGGNPTRISFGEGRYGTPVWSPRGDLVAFTKIQGGMFHIGVMQPDGSAERLLTRSYQDEAPTWSPNGRVLMFGRKRSATDRTRLYSIDITGYNEREIPTPLEASDPDWSALLR encoded by the coding sequence ATGGCTGCCGTCTCCTTCCGTCGCCTCGCCCTCGCGGCCGCGATGATCGCCGTGTTCTCCCATCTCGTCCCGATCGCGCCCGCCCGGGCGCAGGTCGAGATCGACATCACGCAGGGCCAGATTCAGCCCGTGGCGATCGCGGTCAGCCCACTCGCGGGCGACGCCGACTACGGCAGCCGGATCGCCGAGGTGGCCGAGGCCGACCTCGAGCGCTCCGGCCTGTTCCGCCCGATCGATCGCGCGGCCTTCATCCAGTCGCCGGCCGAGATGAACCCGATGCCTCGCTTCGCCGACTGGCGCCAGGTCAACGCGTCGGTCCTGGTCAACGGGCTGGTGCGCAGCGCCGGCGGACGGCTCGACATCGAGTTCCGGCTGTGGGACGTGTTCGCCGGCGAGCAGATGACCGGGCTCCGGTTCACGACCGAGGCCGCCAACTGGCGCCGCGTCGCGCACCGCATCGCCGACGCCGTCTACCAGCGCGTGACCGGCGAGAGCGGCTATTTCGACACGCGCATCGTCTATATCAGCGAGACCGGCCCCAAGAACGACCGGATCAAGCGCCTGGCGATCATGGACCAGGACGGCGCCAACCACCGCTTCCTGACCGACGGGCGCTCGCTCGTGCTGACGCCGCGCTTCGACCCGACCGGCGAGGAGGTCGCCTACATGGCCTATCGCGGCCCGTCGCCCCGGGTGTACGTGCACGATCTCGCCACCGGCCAGGAGCGGGTGCTCGGCGACTATGCCGGGATGACGTTCGCGCCGCGCTTCGCGCCGTCCGGCAACGAGGTGGCGCTGTCGCTCGCCCAGAACGGCAACACCGACATCTACCTCCAGACCGTGGGCAGTGCCCAGGCTCGGCGCCTGACCGACAGCCCGGCGATCGACACGTCGCCCTCGTTCTCCCCGGACGGGCAGCGCATCGTGTTCAATTCCGACCGCGCCGGCTCGCAGCAGCTCTACGTCATGGACCGTTCCGGCGGCAATCCGACCCGGATCAGCTTCGGCGAAGGCCGCTACGGCACGCCGGTCTGGTCCCCGCGCGGCGACCTCGTCGCGTTCACCAAGATCCAGGGCGGCATGTTCCACATCGGCGTGATGCAGCCCGACGGCAGCGCCGAGCGCCTGCTCACCCGCAGCTACCAGGACGAGGCGCCGACCTGGTCACCGAACGGCCGCGTCCTCATGTTCGGCCGCAAGCGTTCGGCGACCGATCGGACACGTCTCTACAGCATCGATATCACAGGGTACAACGAACGTGAGATTCCCACGCCTCTCGAGGCCTCCGACCCCGACTGGTCGGCTTTGCTTCGCTGA